A section of the Corvus hawaiiensis isolate bCorHaw1 chromosome 14, bCorHaw1.pri.cur, whole genome shotgun sequence genome encodes:
- the GPR174 gene encoding probable G-protein coupled receptor 174, translating to MSNSSNCSETDLKAYYAVTYTVILIPGLIGNTLALWVFYGYMKETKRAVIFMINLAIADLSQVLSLPLRIFYYLTGTWEFGGGLCMLCFYLKYVNMYASIYFLVCISVRRYLFLMHPFKFSDCRRICDVYISIVGWVVVCVGCLPFPLLRLHQDDKNTCFVDLPIKKLDLPTSITLMTLGELVGFVTPLLIILYCSWKTVLSLKERNSASRDLGEKKKALKMILTCALVFLICFAPYHISFPLDFFVKTRQIQEGCVQISVFHAVALCLASLNSCVDPVIYYFTTDEFRRRLSRQDLQDSIQLQPLSYGRKHSRDVLGEDTMEY from the coding sequence ATGAGCAACAGCTCCAATTGCAGTGAGACAGACCTCAAGGCCTACTACGCTGTCACCTACACCGTGATCCTGATCCCTGGGCTCATCGGGAACACCCTGGCCTTGTGGGTCTTCTATGGATACATGAAAGAGACTAAAAGGGCTGTGATATTTATGATCAATTTAGCCATTGCTGACTTATCACAGGTGCTGTCCTTGCCCCTGAGGATTTTTTACTACCTGACGGGCACGTGGGAGTTCGGAGGAGGCCTCTGCATGCTCTGCTTCTACCTGAAGTACGTCAATATGTATGCTAGCATCTACTTCTTGGTGTGCATCAGCGTGAGGAGGTACCTGTTCCTCATGCACCCCTTCAAATTCAGCGACTGCAGGCGTATCTGCGACGTCTACATCAGCATCGTGGGCTGGGTCGTGGTCTGTGTGGGCTGCCTGCCTTTCCCACTCCTCAGGCTGCACCAGGATGATAAAAACACCTGTTTCGTGGATCTTCCCATCAAGAAACTCGACCTCCCCACCTCCATCACACTGATGACCTTAGGGGAGTTGGTGGGGTTTGTGACCCCCCTGCTCATCATCCTGTACTGCTCCTGGAAGACAGTCTTATCACTAAAGGAGAGGAACTCTGCTTCTCGGGAcctgggagagaagaaaaaggcttTAAAGATGATCCTCACCTGCGCCCTGGTGTTCCTGATTTGCTTTGCACCTTATCACATCAGCTTCCCGCTGGATTTCTTTGTAAAAACCAGGCAGATCCAGGAGGGCTGCGTGCAGATCTCGGTGTTCCACGCTGTGGCTTTGTGCCTGGCCAGCCTCAACTCCTGCGTGGATCCCGTCATCTACTACTTCACCACGGATGAGTTCAGGAGACGCCTCTCCAGGCAGGATCTGCAGGACAgcatccagctccagcccctcagctACGGCAGGAAGCACTCCAGGGATGTGCTCGGGGAGGACACCATGGAATACTAG